ATGTTTGGATATCATTTTAAAAGAATTTCCTGTTAACGACAATGGGTAACTCGCATACATATAAAGTGTAGATGAATGTATATGGAGGTGCATACCATGTCCAATAAGAGTGGGCAGGGGCCATTGTTATATATTGTTCAGCCGTTTTCCAACACACCTTCCAACTATCAGATGCAGGAGGTGTATACGAACAAACGCGAATTAGAAGAAACTTTAGCTGAGAGAGGAAGGGAGGACAAAACAAATAGGCAGCAGAAGAAAAAGGGACATCACAAAGAACCTATTCCCATTGATATTCCGCCAGATGAATTAGAGCAATCAAAAGCTGAAGCCATTACAAGTGATACAACTCGTCCATCCTTCAAGCGGGTCAAACCGTTCAAACAGATGAATTTAACAGAAAGATTGGAATATCTGCTTCATTTTCCGAAGGCTCTTCCACCAGTTCCATGTGTTTTCTATACCGAAAATGAAAATTACCAAGGATATTTGAACACATATGAAAATGAGCAAGTAACCATTCAATTTCCTGACCAAACCACTAAAACAATTCCAGTCAGCCAGCTCACTAATGTCATGATGATAGGGATTAAACGATAAGAAAAACAAGAAGGCCAGCCGATTTCCCGACTGGCTCATTTGTTTAGCTGCAAATTCCT
Above is a genomic segment from Neobacillus endophyticus containing:
- a CDS encoding CotO family spore coat protein, which encodes MSNKSGQGPLLYIVQPFSNTPSNYQMQEVYTNKRELEETLAERGREDKTNRQQKKKGHHKEPIPIDIPPDELEQSKAEAITSDTTRPSFKRVKPFKQMNLTERLEYLLHFPKALPPVPCVFYTENENYQGYLNTYENEQVTIQFPDQTTKTIPVSQLTNVMMIGIKR